The following proteins are co-located in the Micromonospora viridifaciens genome:
- a CDS encoding sensor histidine kinase: MSSSPRSDRAGRLRRWLAGWPLRRRLVLSVVALLALVSVGIGGVTTVALRHFLVGQVDSQLRMGDRRAGDVPPWFRQSGDQRWAGPAAEPASPEPPRGFPPGSIALRVAHGTTQATSRAEGGGLEQVPADQVAPLAALPPDGRPHTVDLDGRGDYRAVARQMRDGNLIAVAIPLSGVEQTVMWMLVAQAGVVTAGLLIAGGFGALIVRAALRPLNRVAATATRVTELPLDRGEVALSVRVPAADTDPRTEVGQVGGALNRMLGHVAAALAARQASETRVRQFVADASHELRTPLAAIRGYAEVARRGRAEVPPDVAHALRRVESESTRMTSLVDDLLLLARLDSGRPLAVEPVDLTALVVNAVSDAHVASPDHHWELDLPDEPVTVTGDAHRLHQVVANLLANARVHTPPGTTVTTRLAPVADGVELSVTDDGPGIPADLQPEVFERFARGDSSRSRSHGSTGLGLAIVAAVVEAHHGRVDVSSRPGRTTFTVRLPTPPAS; the protein is encoded by the coding sequence ATGTCCTCAAGCCCGCGGAGTGACCGGGCCGGGCGGCTGCGTCGATGGCTGGCCGGCTGGCCGCTGCGCCGCCGCCTGGTGCTCTCCGTGGTGGCGCTGCTCGCCCTGGTCAGCGTCGGCATCGGCGGCGTGACCACGGTCGCCCTGCGGCACTTTCTCGTCGGGCAGGTCGACAGCCAGCTCAGGATGGGCGACCGCCGCGCCGGCGACGTGCCGCCCTGGTTCCGCCAGTCCGGCGACCAGCGGTGGGCCGGCCCGGCCGCCGAGCCGGCGTCCCCCGAGCCGCCGCGCGGCTTCCCGCCGGGCTCGATCGCGCTGCGCGTCGCGCACGGCACCACCCAGGCGACGAGCCGGGCCGAGGGCGGCGGTCTCGAGCAGGTGCCCGCCGACCAGGTCGCCCCGCTGGCCGCGCTTCCCCCCGACGGCCGGCCGCACACGGTCGACCTCGACGGCCGGGGCGACTACCGCGCGGTGGCCCGGCAGATGCGCGACGGCAACCTGATCGCCGTGGCCATCCCGCTGTCCGGGGTGGAGCAGACGGTCATGTGGATGCTTGTCGCCCAGGCGGGGGTGGTCACCGCCGGGCTGCTCATCGCCGGCGGCTTCGGCGCGCTGATCGTCCGGGCCGCCCTGCGCCCGCTGAACCGGGTCGCCGCCACCGCCACCCGGGTCACCGAACTGCCGCTGGACCGCGGCGAGGTGGCGCTGTCGGTCCGGGTGCCGGCGGCGGACACGGACCCGCGTACCGAGGTGGGGCAGGTCGGCGGGGCGCTCAACCGGATGCTCGGCCACGTGGCCGCCGCGCTCGCCGCCCGGCAGGCCAGCGAGACCCGGGTACGCCAGTTCGTCGCCGACGCCAGCCACGAGCTGCGTACGCCCCTGGCGGCGATCCGGGGGTACGCCGAGGTGGCCCGGCGCGGCCGGGCCGAGGTGCCGCCGGACGTGGCGCACGCGCTGCGCCGGGTGGAGTCGGAGAGCACCCGGATGACCAGCCTCGTCGACGACCTGCTGCTGCTCGCCCGCCTCGACTCCGGCCGGCCCCTCGCGGTCGAGCCGGTCGACCTCACCGCGCTGGTCGTCAACGCGGTCAGCGACGCGCACGTGGCCAGCCCCGACCACCACTGGGAACTCGACCTGCCCGACGAGCCGGTCACCGTCACCGGCGACGCCCACCGGTTGCACCAGGTGGTGGCGAACCTGCTGGCCAACGCCCGGGTGCACACGCCGCCGGGCACCACCGTCACCACCCGGCTCGCGCCGGTGGCCGACGGCGTCGAGCTGAGCGTCACCGACGACGGCCCCGGCATCCCGGCCGACCTCCAGCCAGAGGTCTTCGAGCGCTTCGCCCGCGGCGACAGCTCCCGCTCCCGGTCGCACGGCAGCACCGGCCTCGGCCTGGCCATCGTGGCCGCCGTGGTGGAGGCCCACCACGGCCGCGTCGACGTCTCCAGCCGCCCCGGCCGCACGACGTTCACGGTCCGGCTCCCCACGCCGCCCGCCTCCTGA
- a CDS encoding response regulator transcription factor, with protein MEGQAAQGRIELRRPDGEPVRVLVVDDEPTLTDLLAMALRYEGWQVAAAGNGMAAISTARQFRPDAVVLDVMLPDLDGFQVLRRLREETPTVPVLFLTARDAVEERIAGLTVGGDDYVTKPFSLEEVIARLRALLRRSGFAVATREDAVLTVGDLSLDEDSHEVRRGGDLITLTATEFELLRYLMRNPRRVLSKAQILDRVWNYDFGGQANVVELYISYLRKKIDAGREPMIHTLRGAGYVLKPAE; from the coding sequence ATGGAGGGGCAGGCCGCGCAGGGCCGGATCGAGCTGCGCCGGCCGGACGGCGAACCGGTGCGCGTGCTGGTGGTGGACGACGAGCCGACCCTCACCGATCTGCTCGCGATGGCCCTGCGCTACGAGGGCTGGCAGGTGGCCGCCGCCGGCAACGGGATGGCCGCGATCAGCACCGCGCGGCAGTTCAGGCCGGACGCGGTGGTGCTCGACGTCATGCTCCCCGATCTGGACGGGTTCCAGGTGCTGCGCCGGCTGCGCGAGGAGACCCCGACCGTGCCGGTGCTCTTCCTGACCGCCCGGGACGCGGTGGAGGAGCGGATCGCCGGGCTGACCGTCGGCGGCGACGACTACGTCACCAAGCCGTTCAGCCTGGAGGAGGTGATCGCCCGGCTGCGCGCCCTGCTGCGCCGCTCCGGGTTCGCCGTCGCCACCCGCGAGGACGCCGTGCTCACCGTCGGCGACCTCAGCCTGGACGAGGACAGCCACGAGGTACGCCGGGGCGGCGACCTGATCACGCTCACCGCCACCGAGTTCGAGCTGCTGCGCTACCTGATGCGTAACCCGCGCCGGGTGCTCAGCAAGGCGCAGATCCTCGACCGGGTCTGGAACTACGACTTCGGCGGGCAGGCCAACGTGGTCGAGCTGTACATCTCGTACCTGCGCAAGAAGATCGACGCGGGCCGCGAGCCGATGATCCACACGCTGCGGGGCGCCGGCTATGTCCTCAAGCCCGCGGAGTGA
- a CDS encoding serine/threonine-protein kinase, with the protein MRTLGGRYELERRVGVGGMSEVWRAHDLVLDRTVAVKLISPGLDGEATSAERILAEARSAARLVHPNVASVHDFGTSASADGREVPYIVMELAEGETLAAHLRAGPLDWRIAVRVCAEVSAALAAAHAHDIVHRDVKPANVILAPSGVKMLDFGIATPAGTPDRTPDGVVLGTPAYLAPEQFDRRPATPAADMYALGVLLYYCLAGRLPYAAGSTTQLLGTRLRQPPEPLPEIDGLPAEIADLCRRCLAEEPAARPTSLMAALLLAEVVDARVYVPMLAASPRQPAPVPRWTDRAAAEATEAMAADAHRTGAAR; encoded by the coding sequence ATGCGGACGCTGGGCGGGCGGTACGAGCTCGAACGCCGCGTCGGGGTGGGCGGGATGTCCGAGGTGTGGCGCGCCCACGACCTCGTCCTGGACCGGACGGTCGCGGTGAAGCTGATCTCACCCGGGTTGGACGGGGAGGCCACCTCGGCCGAGCGAATCCTTGCCGAGGCCCGCTCCGCCGCCCGGCTCGTGCACCCGAACGTGGCCAGCGTGCACGACTTCGGCACCTCCGCCTCGGCGGACGGCCGGGAGGTGCCCTACATCGTGATGGAGCTCGCCGAGGGCGAGACCCTCGCCGCGCACCTGCGCGCCGGGCCGTTGGACTGGCGGATCGCGGTGCGGGTCTGCGCCGAGGTGAGCGCCGCGCTGGCCGCCGCGCACGCGCACGACATCGTGCACCGCGACGTGAAGCCGGCGAACGTCATCCTCGCCCCGTCCGGCGTGAAGATGCTCGACTTCGGCATCGCCACCCCGGCCGGCACACCCGACCGCACCCCGGACGGCGTCGTGCTGGGCACCCCCGCGTACCTGGCGCCGGAGCAGTTCGACCGGCGGCCGGCCACCCCCGCCGCCGACATGTACGCCCTCGGCGTGCTGCTCTACTACTGCCTGGCCGGCCGGCTCCCGTACGCCGCCGGCAGCACCACCCAGCTGCTCGGTACGCGCCTGCGCCAGCCGCCGGAGCCGCTGCCCGAGATCGACGGGTTGCCGGCCGAGATCGCCGACCTGTGTCGCCGCTGCCTCGCCGAGGAGCCGGCCGCCCGGCCGACCAGCCTGATGGCCGCGCTGCTGCTCGCCGAGGTGGTGGACGCCCGGGTGTACGTGCCGATGCTGGCGGCGTCGCCCCGGCAGCCGGCCCCGGTGCCGCGGTGGACGGACCGGGCCGCCGCCGAGGCGACCGAGGCGATGGCCGCCGACGCCCACCGGACCGGCGCGGCCCGCTGA
- a CDS encoding OsmC family protein → MPNPSSWLPEKATATAAGGHVRTEDGGLSTALASPLAPHCTGLTPEQLLAAAFASCLHHAAVEAAAEITDEAHTVEVTAEAKLGRDDDGRYRADVHAEISSAGLTRKQLADLAAQADRLWPFSSGDASRHRLTVTAAENGRR, encoded by the coding sequence ATGCCGAATCCGAGTTCCTGGCTGCCCGAGAAAGCCACGGCGACCGCGGCGGGAGGTCACGTACGCACCGAGGACGGCGGGCTCTCCACGGCTCTGGCGTCCCCGCTGGCACCGCACTGCACCGGTCTGACGCCCGAGCAGCTGCTGGCCGCGGCTTTCGCCTCCTGCCTGCATCATGCGGCGGTGGAGGCGGCCGCCGAGATCACCGACGAGGCGCACACCGTCGAGGTGACCGCGGAGGCGAAGCTCGGGCGCGACGACGACGGCCGGTACCGGGCGGACGTGCACGCGGAGATCTCCTCCGCCGGGCTGACCCGCAAGCAGCTGGCCGACCTGGCCGCCCAGGCCGACCGGCTCTGGCCGTTCTCCAGCGGCGACGCCAGCCGGCACCGGCTGACCGTCACGGCGGCGGAGAACGGCCGGCGCTGA
- a CDS encoding endonuclease/exonuclease/phosphatase family protein: MTEQSIDERAAGDPGGRRRRRGLVVSLIAVLLAVLLVGHRAVPNVHGLGSLVDSATPLLGLGVPVLGLAALLRRSRRALLAVLLPAVVWVALYGGVWLPSAAGAGPASFRVASQNLRSGNPDPAATVGALAAADVDLIGLQEVDDDRVDAVLRQRYPHRAAVSTVALWSRWPIRDSVGVDTGLGWDRALRAVVAAPQGDLVVYVVHLGSARAGHTATRDETLAALAAAVRADQASRLVLLGDLNTAPTDRVFVPLTRLLRDAQADAGQGFGFTWPAELPVTRPDHVLYRGLTPTTAGVLRTPDSDHRAVTAGFRW; the protein is encoded by the coding sequence GTGACGGAGCAGTCGATCGATGAGCGGGCCGCCGGCGATCCGGGCGGGCGCCGACGCCGGCGAGGGCTGGTGGTCAGCCTCATCGCCGTCCTGCTCGCCGTGCTGCTCGTCGGCCACCGGGCGGTGCCCAACGTGCACGGCCTGGGCAGCCTCGTCGACAGCGCCACGCCGCTGCTCGGGCTGGGCGTACCCGTGCTCGGGCTCGCGGCGCTGCTGCGCCGATCCCGGCGGGCGCTGCTCGCGGTGCTCCTGCCGGCGGTCGTCTGGGTCGCGCTCTACGGCGGCGTCTGGCTGCCGTCGGCGGCCGGTGCCGGGCCGGCCTCGTTCCGGGTGGCGAGCCAGAACCTGCGCTCCGGGAACCCCGACCCCGCCGCGACCGTCGGCGCGCTCGCCGCCGCGGACGTGGACCTGATCGGGCTGCAGGAGGTCGACGACGACCGGGTCGACGCCGTGCTGCGGCAGCGGTACCCGCACCGGGCCGCGGTGTCCACGGTCGCGCTGTGGAGCCGCTGGCCGATCCGGGACTCGGTCGGCGTGGACACCGGCCTGGGCTGGGACCGGGCGCTGCGGGCGGTGGTCGCCGCCCCGCAGGGCGACCTGGTGGTGTACGTGGTCCACCTGGGCTCCGCCCGCGCCGGGCACACCGCCACCCGGGACGAGACCCTCGCCGCGCTGGCCGCCGCCGTGCGGGCCGACCAGGCGTCCCGGCTGGTGCTGCTCGGCGACCTGAACACCGCCCCGACCGACCGGGTCTTCGTCCCGCTCACCCGGCTGCTGCGCGACGCGCAGGCCGACGCCGGTCAGGGCTTCGGCTTCACCTGGCCGGCGGAGCTGCCGGTGACCCGCCCCGACCACGTGCTCTACCGGGGGCTCACCCCCACCACGGCGGGGGTGCTACGCACCCCGGACAGCGACCACCGGGCGGTGACCGCCGGCTTCCGCTGGTGA
- a CDS encoding ATPase produces MRFSVVETGYDQRQVDSCLDELGIRLVRLAARAESAAGAGREWDRIRQEATHLCDFLRCRTASDEDVAAVRAGATLAEREAAELLARARGELEAAREEARRVREQAYAEALRARRDVEAALLARHRREARVEEILSGVRVDPVPPDTPTAAAGVPATRAATGAPGDPATGPTERSAA; encoded by the coding sequence ATGAGGTTCTCCGTGGTTGAGACCGGCTACGACCAGCGACAGGTGGACTCCTGCCTGGATGAGCTGGGGATCCGGTTGGTCCGGCTCGCGGCGCGCGCGGAGAGCGCCGCCGGCGCCGGCCGCGAGTGGGACCGGATCCGGCAGGAGGCGACGCACCTGTGCGACTTCCTGCGCTGCCGGACCGCGTCGGACGAGGACGTGGCCGCCGTGCGGGCCGGTGCGACGCTTGCCGAGCGGGAGGCCGCCGAGCTGCTGGCTCGGGCGCGCGGTGAGCTGGAGGCCGCCCGGGAGGAGGCCCGCCGGGTCCGCGAGCAGGCGTACGCGGAGGCGCTGCGGGCGCGCCGCGACGTCGAGGCGGCGCTGCTGGCCCGGCACCGGCGGGAGGCCCGGGTGGAGGAGATCCTTTCCGGGGTACGCGTCGACCCGGTGCCGCCGGACACCCCGACCGCCGCGGCGGGGGTGCCGGCGACCCGGGCGGCCACGGGCGCTCCCGGCGACCCGGCGACCGGGCCGACCGAGCGGAGCGCCGCCTGA
- a CDS encoding response regulator, with the protein MGPGTSSPVRILVVDDDPGDVLMIEEALADSDVDKVIDVVNDGQEAMEFLRREGRHVDARRPDVILLDLNMPRMDGRQVLGAVKQDEDLRTIPIVVLTTSNADTDILGSYTLQANAYVTKPIDLDDFNDVVRRIDEFFGRVVVLPKHS; encoded by the coding sequence ATGGGTCCAGGCACCTCGAGCCCCGTGCGCATCCTCGTGGTGGACGACGACCCGGGGGACGTCCTGATGATCGAGGAGGCCCTCGCCGACTCCGACGTCGACAAGGTGATCGACGTGGTCAACGACGGGCAGGAGGCGATGGAGTTCCTCCGCCGCGAGGGGCGGCACGTCGACGCCCGGCGCCCCGACGTAATCCTGCTCGACCTGAACATGCCCCGGATGGACGGCCGGCAGGTGCTCGGCGCGGTCAAGCAGGACGAGGACCTGCGCACCATCCCGATCGTGGTGCTGACCACCTCCAACGCCGACACCGACATCCTCGGCAGCTACACCCTGCAGGCCAACGCGTACGTGACGAAGCCGATCGACCTGGACGACTTCAACGACGTGGTGCGCCGGATCGACGAGTTCTTCGGGCGCGTGGTGGTGCTGCCGAAGCACTCCTGA